The proteins below come from a single Gimesia alba genomic window:
- a CDS encoding tetratricopeptide repeat protein, producing the protein MNIQNRIRGCFCLLLTLVLCQGMAAAADRSIENFVSQREQWKKLLGVTQTLEGRISTFSSKSLRFRNCPIPFYFAGPIPKLDSTFKNVEVTGELARENARIIFRVQSLKKMPTDIEYFVTEETKIDRSKPREWYALADWARKRAEFYDDKELAQKALTAYQNGIDLEYRQLLVKQPNSLLKLADRALEFQLDPLLVNAFKHEALILKWQELQKQKNPDQGPFITQLLQFFPTAKTPQKQDVPAERKQYLENQIEVFNQADQKKRERLVRWFYSQILLEGILKNLSEGGSNGFEIAARIEKQLPERTDLVKQYQTMQLDFDFDRVGELARQYVLDLSQEYRKRGNTKKAKQTLINWLEQRRKKLDAGDADGRVRLARDLIELTSDKPAATKLLLEAWKLNPKSSETAALLGRLGFMLQKDKWLNPEEVKEFRDDPIRKAIRNGTVIAGMNRSQVKKALGAPTQIGRSISGGAINELWIYGEASNQSLVIQLARKQRDDELKVIRIKNAQNAPSPIKEGTPDASVE; encoded by the coding sequence ATGAATATTCAGAATCGAATCCGAGGTTGTTTCTGCTTGTTGCTGACTCTGGTCTTGTGTCAGGGGATGGCTGCCGCCGCGGATCGCAGTATCGAAAATTTCGTCAGCCAGCGCGAACAATGGAAGAAACTGCTGGGTGTCACGCAGACCTTAGAGGGCCGCATTTCGACATTCAGCTCCAAATCACTGCGATTTCGCAATTGTCCGATTCCCTTTTATTTTGCCGGTCCGATTCCGAAACTGGACTCGACTTTCAAAAATGTGGAAGTGACAGGTGAGTTAGCACGTGAAAACGCGCGGATTATCTTCCGAGTTCAGTCTTTGAAAAAAATGCCGACTGATATCGAATATTTTGTAACCGAAGAAACCAAAATTGACCGGAGCAAACCACGGGAATGGTATGCCCTGGCGGACTGGGCCAGAAAGCGGGCTGAATTCTATGATGATAAAGAGCTGGCTCAAAAAGCACTCACCGCCTATCAAAACGGAATTGATCTCGAGTACCGTCAACTGCTGGTCAAACAACCGAATTCGCTGTTGAAGCTGGCTGATCGTGCGCTAGAATTTCAACTCGATCCGCTGCTTGTGAATGCATTTAAGCATGAGGCTTTGATCCTCAAATGGCAGGAATTACAGAAACAGAAGAATCCGGATCAGGGACCTTTCATCACACAATTACTTCAGTTTTTTCCGACAGCCAAAACGCCACAAAAGCAGGATGTGCCTGCGGAACGCAAACAGTATCTGGAAAATCAGATCGAGGTATTTAACCAGGCAGACCAGAAGAAACGGGAGCGGCTGGTGCGCTGGTTCTATTCACAGATCCTGCTGGAAGGCATCTTAAAGAATCTGTCCGAAGGGGGCAGCAACGGTTTTGAAATTGCAGCACGGATTGAAAAGCAATTGCCGGAACGTACGGATCTGGTCAAACAGTATCAGACCATGCAACTGGATTTCGATTTCGATCGGGTGGGCGAGCTGGCCCGTCAATATGTCCTGGATCTTTCACAGGAATATCGGAAACGGGGCAATACGAAAAAAGCAAAACAAACATTGATTAACTGGCTGGAACAACGCCGCAAAAAACTGGACGCCGGTGATGCCGACGGCCGCGTGCGGCTGGCCCGCGATCTGATCGAACTGACCAGTGACAAGCCAGCGGCGACGAAACTGCTTTTAGAGGCTTGGAAATTGAATCCCAAGTCGTCTGAAACAGCGGCCTTGCTGGGACGACTCGGGTTTATGCTGCAGAAAGACAAATGGCTCAATCCAGAAGAAGTCAAAGAGTTTCGCGATGATCCGATTCGTAAGGCCATTCGCAACGGTACCGTCATCGCAGGCATGAACCGGAGTCAGGTCAAAAAAGCATTGGGGGCGCCCACGCAAATTGGCCGCAGTATTTCCGGCGGCGCGATCAATGAGTTATGGATTTACGGCGAAGCCAGTAATCAGAGCCTGGTCATTCAACTGGCCCGCAAGCAGCGAGACGATGAGCTCAAAGTCATCCGGATTAAAAATGCACAAAACGCTCCATCCCCGATCAAAGAAGGCACCCCTGACGCGTCAGTCGAATAA